In Ignavibacteriota bacterium, a genomic segment contains:
- a CDS encoding zf-HC2 domain-containing protein — protein sequence MKCSDVEILLPDYVVNKLSNGQYSGVQSHLENCPVCRSTANEFSYLLVGMKKFRPKEPSELYFSTILPRVHQRLEAKQKQFQIPEYLFRFIMPVAMTVVLVMFAVNYQPSPNVNIVKETEMQSLESVLSLEVDATTETITQDDRSVIAEILAEVTEDIPFTEDETESLLTSMDESDASQLFALLEQPAHSEQR from the coding sequence ATGAAATGCTCTGATGTAGAAATATTACTTCCCGATTATGTGGTGAACAAATTATCGAACGGACAATATTCGGGAGTCCAATCGCATTTGGAAAACTGCCCGGTTTGCAGAAGTACCGCAAATGAATTTTCCTACCTGTTAGTCGGAATGAAAAAATTTAGACCAAAGGAACCGTCGGAATTATATTTCTCGACAATACTGCCGAGAGTTCATCAACGACTTGAAGCAAAGCAGAAACAATTTCAAATCCCGGAGTATCTATTTCGTTTCATCATGCCTGTTGCAATGACAGTGGTGCTTGTGATGTTTGCGGTTAACTATCAACCCTCTCCGAACGTGAATATTGTGAAAGAAACTGAGATGCAATCCTTGGAAAGTGTTTTAAGCCTTGAAGTTGATGCAACGACTGAAACAATCACCCAAGACGATAGAAGCGTGATAGCAGAAATTTTAGCAGAGGTAACTGAGGACATTCCGTTTACTGAAGATGAGACTGAATCGCTCCTCACTTCGATGGACGAATCAGATGCCTCACAATTGTTTGCTTTGCTGGAACAACCGGCGCATTCCGAACAACGATAA
- a CDS encoding cysteine desulfurase: MHRIYLDHAATTPLRPEVFEAMRPYFTEKFGNASSIHSYGRESRAALDESRSVIAKALGVSSSEIFFVSSGTEANNFAIKGIAMKMKEEGKNHIITSKAEHHALLEPCTFLRGYGFEVTFVDVDEFGMVHPEQLRNSMRENTGFVSMMYVNNEVGTINPIQSLSTVAHEHGAIFHTDAVQAFGKIDFNLQESGIDLASFSAHKINGPKGIGAMYIKKGTKIENLLHGGGQERGRRAGTENVPLAVGFAKAVELLVREGESVNRRMGDLKIQFRRMLNEKFPFLLFNGHPTDSVSHVLNVSFDSEQIEIDGESLLFNLDLEGIAVTSGSACTSGSMEPSHVLLAMGRDIQTAKATIRFSFGKDTSEADLSFVIEKLESVIKKIGRLKRL, translated from the coding sequence ATGCACAGAATTTATCTTGACCATGCGGCGACAACTCCGTTAAGACCGGAGGTATTTGAAGCAATGCGACCATATTTTACTGAAAAATTTGGGAATGCGTCTTCCATTCACTCATACGGGAGGGAATCGAGGGCGGCATTGGATGAAAGCCGAAGTGTTATTGCTAAGGCGTTGGGTGTTTCATCAAGCGAGATTTTCTTTGTCAGTAGCGGAACTGAAGCAAATAACTTCGCCATCAAAGGAATAGCAATGAAGATGAAAGAGGAGGGAAAGAATCATATCATTACTTCAAAAGCGGAGCATCATGCTTTGTTAGAACCTTGTACGTTTCTTCGCGGATATGGATTTGAAGTTACTTTTGTAGATGTTGATGAGTTTGGAATGGTTCATCCTGAACAGCTACGAAACAGCATGAGAGAGAATACCGGGTTTGTTTCTATGATGTATGTAAATAATGAAGTTGGAACCATCAACCCGATTCAATCGCTCTCAACTGTTGCGCATGAACATGGTGCGATTTTTCATACCGATGCTGTTCAGGCATTTGGGAAAATAGATTTCAACCTTCAGGAATCAGGCATTGACTTGGCTTCATTTTCAGCCCATAAAATCAATGGACCGAAAGGGATTGGAGCGATGTACATTAAGAAGGGGACGAAGATAGAAAATCTTCTGCATGGAGGCGGACAGGAACGAGGAAGGCGAGCAGGAACAGAGAATGTTCCCCTTGCGGTTGGTTTTGCTAAGGCAGTTGAGTTATTGGTTCGGGAGGGAGAATCGGTAAATAGGAGAATGGGAGATTTAAAGATACAATTCAGAAGGATGTTGAATGAAAAATTCCCTTTTTTACTATTCAATGGACATCCAACAGATTCAGTTTCTCATGTTCTCAACGTTTCTTTTGATAGTGAACAAATTGAGATTGACGGAGAATCCTTGTTATTCAATTTAGATTTGGAAGGAATTGCAGTAACAAGCGGTTCTGCGTGTACATCGGGGAGCATGGAACCATCACATGTATTACTTGCAATGGGTCGCGATATTCAAACAGCGAAGGCAACTATCCGATTTTCATTCGGAAAAGATACGAGCGAAGCGGATTTGTCTTTTGTTATTGAGAAATTAGAATCAGTCATTAAGAAAATCGGGAGATTGAAAAGACTCTAA
- a CDS encoding Ppx/GppA family phosphatase, whose protein sequence is MACYRGEKGTMRIASIDIGTNTILLLVAEIRNNGELHALHHEQRFPRIGKSVNENRFLQQHAFDDATEILLKYKEIAERFAVDKIVACATSAVRDSQNQKEFVEYLHHKTEIYPEILSGDDEAILTYKGAVSGLPKISLPYLVIDIGGGSTEISYQKTTSLPHRLFHHSLDIGSVRITERYFHRDPPLVIEIIGAKMFIENRFHHLQNQLPEEFELVGVAGTVTTLACLDQHMLEFHAEKIRGLRMSTNSIQNWKDKLLCYSSTEIHSLSRATEGREDILSAGALILFEFMRFSKSKSIVVSERGLRYGLALREWEKENS, encoded by the coding sequence ATGGCTTGCTATCGCGGCGAGAAAGGTACTATGAGAATTGCAAGTATTGATATAGGGACGAATACCATCTTACTGTTGGTGGCAGAAATTAGAAACAACGGTGAACTTCATGCTTTACATCATGAGCAGAGATTCCCTCGCATAGGCAAGTCTGTTAATGAAAACAGGTTTCTTCAGCAACATGCTTTCGATGATGCTACAGAGATTTTGTTGAAATATAAAGAGATTGCGGAAAGATTTGCAGTGGATAAGATTGTTGCATGTGCAACAAGTGCCGTTCGTGATTCTCAAAATCAAAAAGAATTCGTCGAGTACTTACATCATAAAACAGAAATTTATCCAGAAATTCTTTCCGGGGATGACGAAGCGATCCTAACATACAAAGGGGCTGTAAGCGGACTTCCAAAAATATCGTTGCCCTACCTTGTTATTGATATTGGTGGCGGTAGTACTGAAATATCGTATCAGAAAACAACCTCACTTCCTCATCGGTTATTTCATCATAGTTTAGATATTGGCAGTGTACGCATCACTGAAAGATACTTTCATCGTGACCCGCCATTAGTAATTGAAATCATCGGGGCTAAAATGTTTATCGAAAACAGATTTCATCATTTACAAAATCAATTACCTGAAGAGTTTGAACTTGTCGGTGTTGCCGGAACTGTGACAACACTCGCATGCTTAGACCAACACATGTTAGAATTTCATGCAGAAAAAATTCGCGGGTTGAGAATGTCAACAAATTCGATTCAAAATTGGAAAGACAAACTACTCTGTTATTCTTCGACTGAAATCCATTCATTATCTCGTGCAACAGAAGGACGAGAAGATATTCTCTCCGCCGGTGCATTGATTCTGTTTGAGTTCATGAGATTTTCAAAAAGTAAGAGCATCGTTGTCAGTGAACGGGGCTTGCGCTACGGCTTGGCTTTACGGGAATGGGAAAAGGAAAACAGTTAG